Sequence from the Nitrospirota bacterium genome:
GCGGAAATCGCGGGCCTCCTGTCAAGAATCGACTCCCGACCCCTTTTCTTGCTCACGGACCAGCCGGCTCCGGTGCGCCTTGAGCCCATCCCAGATGATCAGCAGCTTCCGGCGCAGTTGTCGCCGCAGGTGGCGGAGAAAGTCCACGATCTGCGGGCTCTTGATCGTGCCGGGATACAGCCGGAAATAGAACGTCCAGACCGTCACCCCGGCGATCACGGACAGCCGTTTCCAGTTGAAGGCCAGTTGCCACACTGGCGTCTGCCCTCGCGGCGCCCACGTCCGCACCCGATGCGGCTGCTCGCTCAACCCCGACTCGTCGACGAAGACGATCGTGCGGCCTTCGGCCGCGGCGTTTTTTTAACCGGGGCCACTCGATCCGCTTCCAGCGTCGGATCGCGGCCTCATCCCGCTCCCGCGCCCGCCCGGTCGGCCGCTGGCAACTCCAGCCCAGGGCGTGCAAGAGTTGCCAGACGCGGGTTGTGCCGAACCGGACGCCGCAGGCGGTCTCAATCAGCTTCGCCACGCGGGGCAGTGTCCACAGCCCGGTGGCGTATCCCTGGGCCTCCGGCCCCGCCTTCAGCGCCCGCACCACGCGCTTCAGATCCGCGGCCGTGAGCGTCGGCGGGCGTCCTGCCCGCTTCGCCCGTTGCAAGCCTTGGCGGCCCTGCTCGGCCAGGGCCTTGGCCCAGCGGCTTACCGATTGGCGCGAGACCCCCAAGCGCCGCGCGACCTCCGCTGGCCACACACCCTGCCGCAACAGGGTCGCCGCTTTGTATCGTCGCTGCTCCAGTGCCTCAAAGTCTCGTGTCCGTGCCATCCGCCCCTCCCGTGGTGATCACGTCGGCAGGAGGATAGCCTATCGACACACGTTTGTCACTATATTTGTGAACGCTCAATAGTATTACCGTTCCAGTCGTTCAAGGCCCCAGCCTTTATAACGCGTATATCGGTGTAGTCCAGCGGTACATCAGGGGATTAGTCGCTCAGGGGGGCATCCCAAGAATTCATCGCCGGGGAAATGGCGAAATATCTTGGCGGCAGCCCGTCCGACTATTTACCCGAGCCAGAGCCACCTCCCTTGCCACCTGCGCCGAAGGCCAGTGCGGCACCTTCGTCTTCTGGAACGGCGTCTTTTGTCATGGACTTCGTACTGGGGCTCGTTCCGGGGTATGATCTGGGACAAGCGCTAGGAAATCCAGATGCAGGTCCCGGCGATTACTTTTGGGGTATCTTAGGGATCATCCCTGGAGGCAAGGGAGCAAAAGTTGGCTTTGAGGGAATCTTCGACGCGGTTCGGCACCTCCTGAAACCAGGTAGCTCACCAGGTATTTTTACTTTTCATGGTGGGCAAGAGGGGTTGGAATCG
This genomic interval carries:
- a CDS encoding transposase, translating into MVFVDESGLSEQPHRVRTWAPRGQTPVWQLAFNWKRLSVIAGVTVWTFYFRLYPGTIKSPQIVDFLRHLRRQLRRKLLIIWDGLKAHRSRLVREQEKGSGVDS